From Virgibacillus ihumii, the proteins below share one genomic window:
- a CDS encoding AimR family lysis-lysogeny pheromone receptor: protein MHSFNIKTLADSINSLSTKENLTMDQLDLILSQEYDAETASSLMRKLCLQSTSDDVSKKGMEFLYMHGFFDDLQRLIDKNKASPNESNRKWAAVYQITIDRKLRRYPPDVLLNYAESFKTDEPELKCIIEFIKITIYYGLNQFGKLGNFLEKQQDLFKQIDDRFLLSLFNQRLNQNLFGYYLVRNEVIIARKHAFRVLNQTTNPKTKVNIHTTLGLSYIYDTYYQGMFHLSEALKIARKHHLESSRKIIEQHNIPFLSAHFKKVENILSPDKSEQAHIEIAKGNYTKAQDILSEIDINSPFKKYYLGLAKQDRNILLQSYNNFIEKRSDYFFSRLPLNAMKGLR, encoded by the coding sequence ATGCATTCTTTCAATATTAAAACGCTTGCTGATTCGATAAATTCTTTGTCTACTAAGGAAAATTTAACAATGGATCAGCTTGACCTCATTCTGTCACAGGAATATGACGCTGAAACAGCGAGTTCATTGATGCGCAAGCTGTGTCTGCAGTCAACTTCGGATGATGTCAGTAAAAAGGGCATGGAATTTTTGTACATGCATGGATTTTTTGATGATCTGCAGCGGCTGATTGACAAGAATAAAGCGTCACCGAACGAATCGAATCGGAAATGGGCGGCTGTTTATCAGATTACGATTGACCGTAAATTGCGACGCTACCCACCTGATGTATTGTTAAACTATGCTGAAAGTTTTAAGACAGACGAGCCTGAATTGAAGTGCATCATTGAATTTATCAAAATAACTATTTACTACGGGCTGAATCAATTCGGCAAACTGGGAAATTTCCTTGAAAAGCAGCAGGATTTATTCAAGCAAATTGATGACAGGTTTCTGTTATCCCTTTTCAATCAGCGGCTGAATCAAAACCTGTTTGGATATTATTTGGTCCGCAACGAAGTAATCATCGCCCGAAAGCATGCATTTCGCGTGCTGAACCAGACGACAAACCCCAAGACGAAAGTAAATATACACACCACACTCGGACTATCCTATATCTATGACACGTACTATCAGGGGATGTTTCATTTGTCGGAAGCATTAAAGATTGCCAGGAAGCATCATCTGGAAAGCTCCAGAAAGATTATCGAACAGCACAATATTCCGTTTTTATCGGCACACTTCAAAAAAGTTGAGAACATATTGTCACCGGATAAAAGCGAGCAGGCACACATCGAGATTGCAAAAGGAAATTACACAAAAGCACAGGATATTCTCAGTGAGATTGACATTAACAGTCCGTTTAAAAAGTATTATCTGGGACTGGCAAAACAGGATCGGAATATTTTACTGCAGTCCTACAACAATTTTATTGAAAAACGGAGCGATTATTTTTTCAGCAGACTGCCATTGAATGCAATGAAAGGTCTCAGGTAA
- a CDS encoding M23 family metallopeptidase — protein sequence MKEENNGTPKNKWSRIFRKKWFFPAVYLTVAAVLLAFVVWYQNLENQMPDMAEDQKSTDFYNPAENQNEAQPVMEQQEVIKMPVVNQDQAEIVTNFYDYNADTKAKKSALVLYNNRYYQSKGVNIKAAEGESFDVLAALSGTVKEVKEDPLLGQVVTLQHENKVITHYASLGDVNVKAGAEVQQGDVIGTAGENRFGQEFGTHVHFEIRKNGEAVNPEKFFNQPVSALNKAVKEDSSSGNAEENDSATEEENAGETEDGAADSSGDSEGTDDNADGENSDGTKEDSTDNENNAGESSEQNQEDTNNNAEDDNTTDNDTTESSASSASA from the coding sequence ATGAAAGAGGAAAACAACGGTACTCCAAAAAATAAGTGGAGTCGCATTTTCCGGAAGAAGTGGTTCTTCCCGGCAGTATATTTAACGGTTGCTGCAGTTTTGCTGGCGTTTGTAGTATGGTACCAGAATCTGGAGAATCAGATGCCTGACATGGCAGAAGATCAGAAATCTACTGACTTCTACAATCCAGCCGAAAATCAAAATGAGGCACAACCCGTTATGGAGCAGCAGGAAGTTATTAAGATGCCTGTTGTAAATCAGGATCAAGCAGAAATCGTAACTAACTTTTATGATTACAACGCAGATACGAAGGCCAAGAAAAGTGCATTGGTCCTGTATAACAATCGGTATTACCAGAGCAAGGGCGTTAACATTAAGGCTGCAGAAGGTGAATCATTTGACGTTCTGGCAGCACTAAGCGGAACAGTTAAGGAAGTCAAGGAAGATCCGCTGCTTGGACAAGTGGTAACATTGCAGCATGAAAACAAAGTCATAACGCACTATGCAAGTCTTGGCGATGTTAACGTAAAAGCAGGCGCCGAAGTACAGCAGGGTGATGTCATTGGAACAGCCGGTGAAAACAGATTCGGCCAGGAGTTTGGCACTCACGTCCATTTTGAAATCAGAAAAAATGGCGAAGCGGTGAATCCGGAAAAATTCTTTAATCAGCCGGTAAGTGCATTGAATAAGGCTGTAAAAGAAGATTCTTCCAGCGGTAATGCGGAAGAAAACGATTCTGCAACGGAAGAAGAGAATGCTGGTGAGACTGAAGACGGAGCTGCAGACAGTTCTGGCGACAGTGAAGGCACGGATGACAATGCCGATGGTGAAAACTCTGACGGTACAAAAGAGGATAGCACCGACAACGAAAATAATGCCGGTGAATCATCTGAACAGAATCAGGAAGATACAAATAATAACGCGGAAGATGATAATACAACTGATAACGATACAACCGAATCATCTGCTTCATCCGCAAGCGCATAG
- the spoIID gene encoding stage II sporulation protein D — protein sequence MKHKNIPDHWRKKMKKKRNNLLPFKQKNKYLKDRTAPWKIQGILFFASMITIILIIPTLIVVPFVADNEQHNADESESGQVDISLGDSPFSVAVMRASSEKVENVPLETYVARVVASEMPAEFELEALKAQSLAARTFIVNHMVSQESPGKSDVTDTVSDQVYHSKQELRDLLEDDFKWKMEKVKKAVKATKGQILTYNDTPITASFFSTSNGYTENSEDYWKNKVPYLRSVKSPWDKGSPKFLDQKIFTIAKVEDALGVKLPNSGNINMKITRTEGERVDQLKISGKKLSGRTVRQELELQSSDFTIEQKNDHLIFTTQGFGHGVGMSQYGANGMAKQGKSYKQIVKHYYQGVEISSINQTAPTLVAK from the coding sequence ATGAAGCACAAGAACATTCCGGACCATTGGAGAAAGAAGATGAAGAAAAAGCGTAACAACCTCTTACCATTTAAGCAAAAAAACAAATACCTGAAAGATCGCACTGCACCGTGGAAAATACAGGGGATTCTTTTTTTCGCCAGCATGATTACCATTATCCTCATTATTCCAACTTTGATTGTTGTTCCGTTTGTGGCAGATAATGAGCAGCATAACGCCGACGAATCGGAATCGGGTCAGGTGGATATTTCATTGGGTGATTCGCCATTTTCTGTGGCAGTCATGCGGGCAAGTTCTGAAAAGGTGGAAAATGTACCGCTTGAAACGTATGTGGCACGGGTTGTCGCATCGGAAATGCCGGCTGAATTTGAACTGGAAGCATTGAAGGCACAGTCACTGGCTGCCCGAACATTTATCGTCAACCATATGGTCAGTCAGGAATCGCCTGGGAAATCGGATGTGACCGATACCGTCAGTGATCAGGTATATCACAGCAAACAGGAATTGCGGGATTTGCTGGAAGATGATTTTAAGTGGAAAATGGAAAAGGTAAAGAAGGCGGTCAAAGCAACAAAAGGCCAAATCTTAACCTATAATGATACACCGATAACCGCATCATTCTTTTCAACCAGCAACGGCTACACCGAGAATTCCGAAGACTATTGGAAAAATAAAGTGCCCTATCTGCGCAGTGTAAAAAGCCCCTGGGATAAGGGATCACCTAAATTTCTTGACCAGAAAATTTTCACAATCGCTAAAGTGGAAGATGCGCTTGGTGTGAAACTTCCAAATTCCGGAAATATTAATATGAAAATTACCCGGACAGAAGGAGAGCGTGTTGATCAGCTTAAAATTTCCGGTAAAAAACTTTCCGGCAGAACGGTTCGCCAAGAACTGGAACTGCAATCGAGTGATTTTACGATTGAGCAGAAAAACGACCACCTCATATTTACAACACAAGGGTTCGGTCATGGTGTCGGGATGAGCCAGTATGGTGCGAACGGCATGGCAAAACAGGGTAAATCCTATAAGCAGATCGTCAAGCACTATTACCAGGGAGTTGAAATCAGTTCCATCAACCAAACGGCACCAACGCTCGTTGCGAAATAA
- a CDS encoding ABC transporter ATP-binding protein, which translates to MGEKILEVNALRKYFDMGKGINLQAVNDVTFHINKGETFGLVGESGCGKSTIGRTIMGLYDKTSGNVLYDGQDVHAMSEKERFGFYRHMQMVFQDPYASLNPRSTVREVIGEPMEVHGMFKNKRKQMDRIYMLLEEVGMNRDHANRYPHEFSGGQRQRIGIARALALDPDFIIADEPISALDVSVQAQVVNLLKELQEDKGLTFLFIAHDLSMVKQISDRIGVMYLGNMVELTKSEALYENPLHPYTQALLSAIPIPDPDIEDSRERIILHGELPSPINPPSGCVFRTRCPMAMDICSVQKPEWQEIEQDHYVACHLYNKEAPERESVLTNQK; encoded by the coding sequence ATGGGTGAAAAAATATTGGAAGTCAATGCGCTCCGGAAATATTTTGATATGGGAAAAGGCATAAACCTGCAGGCGGTTAATGATGTGACCTTTCATATCAATAAAGGCGAAACATTCGGGCTTGTCGGTGAGTCAGGCTGCGGTAAATCGACTATCGGCCGGACCATTATGGGATTGTACGATAAAACGTCCGGGAATGTCTTGTACGATGGACAGGACGTTCATGCTATGAGCGAAAAGGAACGATTCGGCTTTTACCGCCATATGCAAATGGTGTTTCAGGATCCTTATGCATCATTGAATCCGCGCTCGACCGTACGGGAAGTTATCGGGGAGCCGATGGAAGTTCACGGTATGTTTAAAAATAAACGGAAGCAAATGGATCGAATTTATATGCTGCTGGAGGAAGTCGGCATGAACCGGGATCATGCCAACCGCTACCCGCACGAATTCAGCGGCGGTCAGCGGCAGCGGATCGGTATCGCCAGAGCGTTGGCACTTGATCCCGACTTCATTATAGCTGACGAACCGATTTCTGCGTTGGATGTGTCCGTTCAGGCACAGGTTGTCAATCTATTAAAAGAACTGCAAGAGGATAAGGGGCTGACATTTTTATTCATTGCCCATGATCTGTCCATGGTCAAACAAATTTCCGACCGGATTGGTGTCATGTATCTTGGCAACATGGTAGAATTAACGAAAAGTGAGGCATTGTACGAAAATCCATTGCACCCATACACACAGGCGCTGTTGTCGGCAATCCCGATTCCTGACCCTGATATTGAGGACAGCAGGGAGCGGATTATTTTACATGGTGAGCTGCCAAGTCCGATTAATCCGCCAAGCGGCTGTGTGTTCCGTACGCGGTGTCCGATGGCGATGGACATCTGCTCGGTACAAAAACCGGAATGGCAGGAAATTGAACAGGATCATTATGTCGCCTGCCACCTTTACAATAAAGAAGCACCGGAACGTGAATCGGTATTAACAAACCAGAAATGA
- a CDS encoding C40 family peptidase, whose translation MSEQMIEQQSGELWITEVQVATVWTDPESARSIDRPGLTNPTNLDQWMDELTFEKRVALCDENRVQTQLLYGESVIITETKDEWARVVIPSQPSKKDRRGYPGWVPLKQLTRVKKSKWNKDTTAAVTSRFAWLESANGEPVMKLSFMTMLPVIREQEDWLEVATPDGPLFIEQQHVELFPTASGLQQQSGQKLLQSGEPYIRLDYFWGGMSSFGYDCSGFTYAMHKANGYQIPRDADDQLAAGVSVKTEDVMPGDLLFFAYKEGTGGLHHVGFYYGDGKMLHSPQTGKGIELTELKGTIYEKELCGAARYWQQTEEK comes from the coding sequence ATGTCTGAACAAATGATTGAACAACAGTCAGGTGAATTATGGATCACAGAGGTACAGGTTGCGACGGTATGGACAGACCCTGAATCAGCTCGTTCCATTGACCGTCCAGGGCTCACCAACCCGACTAATCTCGATCAATGGATGGACGAACTGACTTTTGAAAAGCGGGTGGCACTGTGCGATGAAAACCGGGTACAGACACAGCTGCTGTACGGGGAATCTGTCATCATCACCGAAACAAAGGATGAATGGGCACGTGTTGTCATTCCATCACAACCGTCCAAAAAAGACCGGCGCGGCTATCCGGGCTGGGTCCCGCTGAAACAGCTGACAAGGGTAAAAAAATCAAAGTGGAATAAGGATACAACAGCTGCCGTCACATCCAGATTTGCCTGGCTCGAATCAGCGAATGGTGAACCGGTCATGAAACTCAGTTTTATGACAATGCTTCCGGTTATCCGTGAACAGGAAGATTGGCTGGAAGTCGCCACTCCGGATGGTCCGCTTTTTATCGAACAGCAACACGTTGAACTTTTTCCGACAGCGAGCGGTCTACAACAGCAGTCCGGCCAAAAACTCCTCCAATCGGGCGAACCCTATATTCGACTTGATTATTTCTGGGGAGGCATGAGTTCGTTCGGCTATGACTGCTCAGGTTTTACATATGCTATGCACAAAGCGAACGGCTATCAGATTCCCCGTGATGCGGATGACCAGCTGGCAGCAGGCGTCAGTGTCAAAACGGAGGATGTGATGCCTGGTGATCTGCTGTTTTTTGCCTATAAAGAAGGGACAGGCGGGCTGCATCATGTTGGTTTTTACTACGGTGATGGCAAAATGCTGCATTCCCCGCAAACCGGGAAGGGAATCGAATTAACCGAACTGAAAGGTACCATCTATGAAAAAGAACTTTGTGGAGCAGCGAGATACTGGCAACAGACGGAGGAGAAATAA
- a CDS encoding mandelate racemase/muconate lactonizing enzyme family protein, protein MHIQQIETFHAAIPLNSPFKTALRTVTVAETVVVKITCDNGIIGWGEAPPTHVITGDSIASIDFAVNDIFKPLLTGESILHYEKVFEKIDAGIIGNTSAKAAVDMAIYDCIAQQASMPLAQFLGGYTDHIETDYTVSVNSPDEMADDAQQYTSAGFSVLKVKVGKDSIDNDVRRIQAIRKRIGSRAKIRLDANQAWQAKEAVRAISTMEELGLDIELIEQPVHRVDFEGLKYVTDNTATPIMADESVFSTGDAKQVLEMRAADLINIKLMKAGGIHHALKIAKLAAVYGVTCMVGSMIETKIGITAAAHFAASQPNIRYFDFDAPLMLAGNLIEGGITYNGNKISLGTGAGLGIENVTPEFLK, encoded by the coding sequence ATGCATATCCAGCAAATCGAAACATTTCATGCGGCAATTCCGCTGAACAGCCCGTTTAAAACAGCACTCAGAACGGTTACGGTTGCGGAGACCGTTGTCGTGAAAATCACCTGTGATAATGGGATTATCGGCTGGGGAGAAGCGCCGCCAACCCACGTGATAACTGGTGACAGTATTGCCAGTATTGATTTTGCGGTCAACGATATTTTCAAGCCGTTGTTAACAGGCGAATCGATTCTGCATTATGAAAAGGTGTTTGAAAAAATTGATGCGGGCATAATCGGCAATACGAGCGCAAAAGCTGCAGTCGACATGGCGATATACGACTGTATTGCTCAGCAGGCATCGATGCCATTGGCGCAGTTTCTCGGCGGGTATACCGATCATATCGAAACGGATTATACGGTTAGTGTGAACAGTCCTGATGAAATGGCGGATGATGCGCAGCAATACACGAGTGCCGGATTTTCTGTTTTGAAAGTAAAAGTCGGCAAAGATTCAATCGATAATGATGTTAGGCGGATTCAGGCTATCCGAAAGCGGATCGGATCACGGGCAAAAATCCGGCTTGATGCCAATCAGGCATGGCAGGCAAAAGAAGCTGTCCGCGCAATCAGTACAATGGAGGAACTCGGTCTTGATATTGAACTGATTGAACAGCCGGTACATAGAGTTGATTTTGAAGGGCTGAAATATGTTACGGACAACACTGCGACACCAATTATGGCTGATGAAAGTGTGTTTTCAACGGGCGATGCCAAACAGGTGCTGGAAATGCGGGCAGCTGACTTAATTAACATAAAACTGATGAAGGCAGGAGGAATCCACCACGCCCTGAAAATTGCCAAACTTGCAGCTGTCTACGGCGTGACGTGCATGGTTGGGAGCATGATTGAAACAAAAATCGGCATTACCGCAGCAGCGCATTTTGCGGCGAGCCAGCCGAATATCCGGTACTTTGATTTTGACGCGCCATTAATGCTGGCGGGCAATTTAATCGAAGGCGGGATTACATATAACGGGAATAAGATTTCACTTGGGACAGGAGCAGGACTCGGGATAGAAAACGTTACGCCTGAATTTTTGAAATAG